In Methylomonas sp. MK1, the following are encoded in one genomic region:
- a CDS encoding uracil-DNA glycosylase family protein, translated as MVRPVVSGKPVLSPILLIGQAPGDKEGALGRPFAWTAGKTMFKWFAQIGLDEASFRERVYMAAVCRCFPGKNPKGGDRVPNSQEIEQCGTWLQAEVELLQPQLIIPVGKLAIQQMLPVDKLSDVIGGLHRLNFHGHDTDVIPLPHPSGASTWHRTQPGASLLEAALATIQAHAAWQRVMAG; from the coding sequence ATGGTCCGCCCGGTGGTCAGCGGTAAGCCGGTGTTGTCGCCCATCTTGCTGATCGGCCAGGCGCCGGGCGACAAGGAAGGCGCGCTCGGCCGGCCATTTGCCTGGACGGCGGGCAAGACCATGTTTAAATGGTTTGCGCAAATCGGGCTGGACGAAGCCTCATTTCGGGAGCGGGTGTATATGGCGGCGGTGTGCCGCTGCTTTCCGGGTAAAAATCCCAAGGGCGGCGACCGCGTGCCCAACTCGCAGGAAATCGAGCAGTGCGGGACTTGGCTGCAAGCGGAAGTAGAGCTGTTACAGCCCCAGTTGATCATCCCGGTCGGCAAGTTGGCGATACAGCAAATGCTGCCGGTCGATAAACTCAGCGACGTCATCGGTGGCCTGCATCGCCTGAATTTTCACGGCCACGACACCGACGTCATCCCGCTACCGCATCCCTCCGGTGCCTCCACCTGGCATCGCACTCAGCCGGGCGCCAGTTTGCTGGAAGCGGCGTTGGCAACCATTCAGGCGCATGCGGCCTGGCAGCGTGTTATGGCCGGTTGA
- a CDS encoding addiction module protein: MSALLVELEKQACSLSPEERAHLAEVLLESLHDTPLSEIETEWEREIEKRTAAFDRGELQTYPAEDVFSEARRMTQ, translated from the coding sequence ATGTCCGCGTTACTAGTCGAGTTAGAGAAACAAGCATGTTCACTTTCGCCTGAAGAGCGAGCACATCTTGCTGAGGTTCTTCTTGAGTCACTACATGACACCCCCCTATCCGAAATCGAAACAGAGTGGGAACGAGAAATTGAGAAGCGCACCGCCGCTTTCGACAGGGGGGAGCTACAGACCTATCCGGCAGAGGATGTGTTTTCTGAAGCAAGGCGCATGACCCAGTGA
- a CDS encoding amino acid permease: protein MKNWRTRKPWSSLNEVATEHRLNAALSWPHLIALGVGAIVGTGILTLIGVGAAKAGPAVILAFIIAGVICACAALAYAEMVTLMPAAGGAYTYAYIVIGAWAAWFVGWSLILEYSLVVSAVAVGWSGYAAPLLQEGLGVPMHWMQGPELGGLINLPAIFIILVVTALLLVGTKESASVNALLVVVKLTALLVFIALVLPLLNVAHFQPFMPFGFIKTLGADGVERGVMASAAIIFFAFYGFDAIATAAEETRNPDRDLALGIVGSMLICVLIYVVVAVAALGALDYQRFADSPEPLALILRELGKPNAARWLAASAVIALPTVVLAFFYGQSRIFFAMARDGLLPRGLAKVSHRGMPVRTVLFTAVIVSIIAGLFPLAEIAALANAGTLLAFITVSVCMLLLRRRQPGLVRKFSAPMAWVHRTDCDNRLPVSIY, encoded by the coding sequence GTGAAAAACTGGCGCACACGCAAGCCTTGGTCGTCGCTGAATGAGGTGGCCACGGAACATCGATTGAACGCAGCCTTGAGTTGGCCCCATCTAATTGCGCTGGGCGTGGGGGCGATTGTCGGCACCGGCATTCTGACCTTGATCGGGGTTGGCGCCGCCAAAGCCGGGCCGGCGGTGATTTTGGCGTTTATCATCGCCGGCGTGATTTGCGCCTGCGCAGCCTTGGCTTATGCGGAAATGGTCACGCTTATGCCTGCCGCCGGCGGCGCTTACACCTATGCGTACATCGTCATCGGCGCGTGGGCGGCCTGGTTTGTGGGTTGGAGTTTGATTTTAGAATATTCGCTGGTGGTCAGCGCGGTAGCAGTCGGCTGGTCCGGTTACGCGGCGCCGCTGTTGCAAGAAGGACTAGGCGTGCCGATGCACTGGATGCAAGGCCCGGAACTGGGCGGGCTGATCAACCTGCCGGCCATTTTCATCATCCTGGTCGTCACCGCGCTACTGCTAGTCGGCACCAAGGAAAGCGCCAGCGTTAATGCCCTATTGGTGGTGGTAAAGCTCACCGCTTTGCTGGTGTTTATCGCGCTGGTGTTGCCGCTGTTGAACGTCGCCCATTTTCAGCCCTTCATGCCGTTTGGCTTCATCAAGACCCTGGGTGCGGACGGCGTGGAGCGCGGGGTGATGGCCTCGGCAGCCATCATCTTTTTCGCCTTTTACGGCTTCGATGCGATTGCCACTGCCGCCGAGGAAACCCGTAATCCAGACCGCGATTTGGCGCTGGGCATTGTCGGTTCGATGCTGATCTGCGTCCTGATTTATGTCGTCGTGGCGGTGGCGGCGCTGGGTGCTTTGGATTATCAGCGCTTCGCCGACAGCCCGGAACCCTTAGCGCTGATTTTGCGCGAGTTGGGCAAACCCAACGCCGCACGCTGGTTGGCGGCATCCGCGGTAATTGCTTTGCCGACCGTGGTGCTGGCGTTTTTCTATGGGCAAAGCCGGATTTTCTTTGCGATGGCCCGCGACGGTTTGTTGCCGCGCGGTCTGGCCAAGGTCTCGCACCGCGGCATGCCGGTGCGCACCGTGTTATTTACCGCCGTCATAGTCAGTATTATCGCCGGCCTATTTCCCTTGGCCGAGATCGCCGCACTGGCCAATGCCGGCACTTTGCTGGCCTTTATCACGGTGTCGGTCTGTATGCTGCTATTGCGGCGCAGGCAGCCGGGATTGGTTCGGAAATTTTCGGCACCCATGGCCTGGGTTCACCGGACCGATTGCGATAATCGGCTGCCTGTATCTATTTATTAG
- a CDS encoding type II toxin-antitoxin system RelE/ParE family toxin produces MKRARFVAEARQEFLAEVAYYNEAQPGLGDRFTKAVEEATARALTFPLSGTPSASNTRHVFLKGFPFSLFYRQDAEGIVVFATSHNSRKPRYWVGRTISF; encoded by the coding sequence GTGAAGCGAGCACGTTTTGTCGCAGAAGCTCGCCAAGAATTTCTCGCTGAGGTCGCTTATTACAACGAAGCACAACCGGGCTTAGGAGACCGCTTTACCAAAGCAGTCGAAGAAGCAACTGCCCGAGCTCTGACTTTTCCGCTATCTGGGACACCATCAGCTTCAAATACGAGGCACGTTTTTCTCAAAGGGTTTCCTTTCTCGCTTTTCTACCGACAAGATGCCGAAGGCATAGTCGTTTTTGCAACTTCACATAATTCCCGGAAACCTCGTTACTGGGTCGGTCGTACCATTAGTTTCTAA
- a CDS encoding TlpA family protein disulfide reductase — MNIRTILVGLALNLIGSNAVWADQVEIKPFIPGSYQQILAASPNQPLMLAIWSVDCPSCLKDMDILGKLHEKHPALKIVMLATDDAEALPEIKRIIDSHKLGGLENWAFASDNPEKLRYEIDPAWYGELPRTYFFDAGHQRVGKSGAMSLEEFEAQFSKLKM, encoded by the coding sequence ATGAACATAAGAACCATTCTGGTTGGTCTAGCTTTAAACCTAATTGGCAGTAACGCGGTTTGGGCGGATCAGGTCGAAATAAAACCCTTCATCCCCGGCAGTTACCAACAGATTTTGGCGGCAAGCCCCAATCAGCCTTTAATGCTGGCGATCTGGTCGGTGGATTGTCCATCCTGTCTGAAGGACATGGACATCCTAGGTAAACTGCATGAGAAACATCCGGCTTTGAAAATCGTCATGTTAGCCACAGATGACGCGGAAGCCTTGCCGGAGATTAAGCGGATTATTGATAGCCACAAGTTGGGCGGGCTGGAGAACTGGGCGTTTGCTTCGGACAATCCGGAAAAGCTGCGTTACGAAATCGACCCGGCCTGGTACGGCGAATTACCCAGAACTTATTTCTTCGACGCTGGCCATCAGCGTGTGGGAAAGAGCGGGGCGATGTCGCTGGAAGAATTCGAAGCGCAATTCAGTAAGTTGAAGATGTGA
- a CDS encoding efflux transporter outer membrane subunit, translated as MRLIKPVSLLFAGAVLLTSGCNLLTDYQRPYVETPAQWHEPAQTASATVDPQWWQAFASDQLNRLMREALAYNNDLAAATQRVAQARAQAKIAGAGLWPAATLSGDFSDNRNNKTDSQQSSGQIDIAYEVDLWGANRARRDAGTALMLSQIFARDALQLLVMADVGQAYFNLLAIQERRQIASDFLDTVNAILTIIEARQRAGAAYELEVAQQRTAQANARASLDLLIQQQTLAENSLAILLGHPPQTQALEAARFADLTVPDIAAEQPANLLQRRPDIGQVEMQLIAANADIAVARAGFYPKLQLSLGSVLANPQPAGVAATLAAGLTQPLFQGGRLEGALSNALAANAELAEIYRKTVLTAFKEVEDAASIYNNSSRRLSALEIAAAQARLAYNISQERYRLGAIDYQALLNTQTSYLSTENSRVQARLDVLVAQVQLYKALGGGWSLNEQNTDLSDLAPGP; from the coding sequence ATGAGATTAATCAAGCCTGTTAGCTTGCTATTTGCCGGCGCCGTGCTGTTGACGAGTGGCTGTAATTTATTGACAGACTACCAACGCCCATACGTGGAAACCCCGGCGCAATGGCACGAACCCGCGCAAACCGCTTCGGCTACCGTCGATCCGCAATGGTGGCAAGCCTTTGCCAGCGATCAACTCAACCGTTTGATGCGCGAGGCTTTGGCCTACAACAACGACCTAGCCGCCGCTACGCAACGCGTCGCCCAAGCCCGCGCCCAAGCGAAAATAGCCGGTGCCGGGTTGTGGCCGGCGGCTACTTTGAGCGGCGATTTCAGCGACAACCGCAACAACAAAACCGATAGCCAGCAAAGCAGCGGCCAAATCGACATTGCTTACGAAGTGGATTTATGGGGCGCCAACCGCGCCAGACGCGATGCCGGCACCGCATTGATGCTCAGCCAAATCTTCGCCCGCGATGCTTTGCAATTGTTGGTGATGGCCGATGTCGGCCAGGCGTATTTCAACCTGTTGGCGATCCAGGAACGTCGGCAAATCGCCAGCGATTTTCTGGACACCGTCAACGCGATTTTGACCATCATCGAAGCCCGGCAACGAGCCGGCGCGGCTTACGAACTGGAAGTTGCGCAGCAGCGCACCGCGCAAGCCAACGCCCGCGCCAGCCTGGATTTATTGATACAACAGCAAACGCTGGCGGAAAACAGCCTGGCAATTTTGTTGGGCCATCCGCCGCAAACCCAGGCGCTGGAGGCTGCCCGCTTCGCCGACTTAACCGTGCCCGACATCGCCGCCGAGCAACCTGCCAACCTACTGCAACGCCGGCCTGACATCGGCCAAGTAGAAATGCAATTGATTGCCGCCAATGCCGACATCGCCGTGGCCCGCGCCGGGTTTTACCCCAAACTGCAACTTAGCCTGGGCAGCGTATTAGCCAACCCGCAACCCGCTGGGGTCGCGGCGACGCTGGCAGCCGGCTTGACCCAACCCTTGTTTCAAGGCGGTCGTTTGGAAGGCGCGTTGAGTAACGCCCTGGCCGCGAATGCGGAATTGGCGGAAATTTATCGGAAAACCGTGCTGACGGCGTTTAAGGAAGTCGAAGACGCCGCCTCCATTTACAACAACTCCAGCCGCCGCCTAAGCGCCCTGGAAATCGCCGCCGCGCAAGCCCGCCTGGCTTACAACATCTCCCAGGAGCGCTACCGGCTGGGCGCCATCGACTATCAAGCCTTGTTAAACACCCAGACCAGTTACCTCAGCACCGAAAACAGCCGGGTGCAGGCCCGCTTGGATGTTCTGGTTGCTCAGGTGCAGCTGTATAAAGCTTTGGGTGGCGGTTGGTCTTTGAATGAACAAAATACTGATTTGTCCGACTTGGCGCCGGGGCCATAG
- a CDS encoding exodeoxyribonuclease III — protein sequence MKIISWNVNGIRAVQTKGFTETLAALDADCVLLQETKAQDDQVKKALEGVDGYHLYSNSADRKGYSGVAILSRQPPLQVVHDMGIAEHDQEGRVIVAEFETFYLLNVYVPNSGDGLARLDYRQTWDKEFLAYMQKLQSQKPLIACGDFNVAHQAIDIARPKANYNKSAGYTQVEIDGFSNFVEAGLIDSFRHLHPDTVAYSWWSYRANARANNIGWRIDYVLTSQALTGQIKDAFILPDVTGSDHCPVGIELAL from the coding sequence ATGAAAATCATCTCCTGGAATGTCAACGGCATCCGTGCCGTGCAAACTAAAGGTTTTACCGAAACGCTGGCCGCGCTCGATGCCGATTGCGTCCTACTGCAAGAAACCAAGGCCCAGGACGATCAAGTCAAAAAAGCCCTTGAAGGCGTGGATGGCTACCATCTTTACAGCAATTCCGCCGACCGCAAGGGTTATTCCGGCGTGGCGATATTGAGCCGGCAGCCGCCGCTGCAAGTGGTGCACGACATGGGCATCGCCGAGCACGACCAAGAAGGCCGGGTCATCGTCGCGGAATTCGAAACGTTTTATCTGTTGAATGTCTACGTGCCCAACTCCGGCGACGGCCTGGCGCGACTGGATTATCGGCAGACCTGGGACAAAGAGTTTTTGGCGTACATGCAAAAGCTGCAAAGCCAAAAACCGCTAATTGCCTGCGGCGATTTCAACGTCGCCCATCAAGCCATCGACATTGCCCGGCCCAAAGCCAACTACAACAAGTCTGCCGGCTATACCCAAGTCGAGATCGACGGCTTCAGCAATTTTGTTGAAGCAGGTCTAATCGACAGCTTCCGCCATCTGCACCCCGATACTGTGGCTTACAGCTGGTGGAGCTACCGCGCCAATGCCCGCGCCAACAACATCGGTTGGCGGATTGATTACGTACTGACCAGTCAGGCCTTGACCGGTCAGATCAAGGATGCCTTTATTCTGCCGGACGTGACCGGTTCCGATCATTGTCCGGTCGGCATCGAGCTGGCGCTTTGA